In Deferribacterota bacterium, the following proteins share a genomic window:
- a CDS encoding ABC transporter permease subunit, which translates to MKLIKTCSIFAIILALCILILISTSFILTNVNSFLLLLKDKNFIDALMFGIKTSVLATIFSALFGIPSGLYLAREKNKFSRLLDSLFDIPLIIPPLVVGTLLLIFFNIPYIINILNVIFTFKGAVIAQFFISFPFTVKAAKNAFELIPTTYEHIAMTLGASQFRAFYDTTFKLAFNSVLGGLILSWLRSLGEFGATLMIGGGISGVTANIPIYIYLNMNEGDFQKGLSASLLIVLFAFICVITLKIIFAKKSYYIQ; encoded by the coding sequence ATGAAATTAATTAAAACCTGCAGCATTTTTGCAATAATTTTAGCATTATGTATTTTAATCCTAATTTCAACATCCTTTATATTAACCAATGTAAATTCCTTTCTTCTTTTATTAAAGGATAAAAATTTTATTGATGCCCTAATGTTTGGCATAAAAACATCTGTACTAGCTACAATATTTTCAGCTCTTTTTGGTATACCTTCTGGATTATATTTAGCTAGAGAAAAGAATAAATTTAGTAGATTATTAGATAGTCTTTTCGATATTCCTTTAATAATCCCACCTCTTGTAGTTGGTACTCTCCTATTAATCTTTTTTAACATTCCCTATATAATAAATATATTAAATGTAATATTTACCTTTAAGGGAGCTGTTATTGCACAGTTCTTTATCTCCTTTCCTTTTACTGTAAAAGCTGCAAAAAATGCATTTGAACTAATACCAACAACCTATGAGCATATTGCAATGACACTTGGAGCATCTCAATTTAGAGCATTTTATGATACAACCTTTAAATTAGCCTTTAACTCAGTTTTGGGAGGGCTTATATTGAGTTGGCTTAGAAGTCTCGGGGAGTTTGGTGCAACCCTAATGATTGGTGGCGGCATATCAGGAGTTACTGCAAATATTCCCATATATATATACTTAAACATGAATGAAGGAGATTTTCAAAAGGGATTATCTGCCAGTTTATTAATTGTACT